The following are from one region of the Egicoccus sp. AB-alg6-2 genome:
- a CDS encoding L-ribulose-5-phosphate 4-epimerase, whose translation MRLRLDELDADVRQRVADTRARVAALHAELPRNGLVVWTAGNVSERVAGADLFVIKPSGVSYDELDAASMVVCDLDGGKIDDGTSARLQPSSDTAAHAYVYRHMPEVGGVVHTHSPYACAWAARAEPVPCVLTAMADEFGGDIPVGPFALIGDDSIGRGIVDTLRGSNSPAVLMQNHGPFTIGKDAKAAVKAAVMCEDVARTVHLARQLGEPVPIPAGDIAALYDRYQNVYGQRDDEGEEQPA comes from the coding sequence ATGAGGTTGCGGCTCGACGAACTCGACGCCGACGTGCGCCAGCGCGTCGCGGACACGCGGGCGCGGGTGGCTGCGCTCCACGCCGAACTGCCGCGAAACGGGCTGGTCGTGTGGACTGCCGGCAACGTGTCCGAGCGTGTGGCCGGCGCGGATCTGTTCGTGATCAAGCCGTCCGGGGTGTCCTACGACGAGCTCGATGCGGCCAGCATGGTGGTGTGCGACCTCGACGGCGGCAAGATCGACGACGGCACCTCGGCCCGGCTGCAGCCGTCGTCGGACACGGCCGCGCACGCCTACGTCTACCGCCACATGCCCGAGGTCGGCGGGGTGGTGCACACCCACTCACCCTACGCCTGCGCCTGGGCCGCCCGTGCCGAGCCGGTGCCGTGCGTGCTGACCGCGATGGCCGACGAGTTCGGCGGCGACATCCCGGTCGGCCCGTTCGCCCTCATCGGCGACGACTCGATCGGCCGCGGCATCGTCGACACCTTGCGCGGATCCAACTCGCCCGCCGTGCTGATGCAGAACCACGGGCCGTTCACGATCGGCAAGGACGCCAAGGCGGCCGTCAAGGCGGCGGTCATGTGCGAGGACGTCGCCCGCACCGTGCACCTCGCTCGCCAATTGGGCGAGCCGGTGCCGATCCCCGCCGGTGACATCGCGGCGCTCTACGACCGCTACCAGAACGTCTACGGCCAGCGCGACGACGAGGGCGAGGAGCAGCCGGCATGA